The sequence below is a genomic window from Uranotaenia lowii strain MFRU-FL chromosome 2, ASM2978415v1, whole genome shotgun sequence.
CTTTACTTGCGGACCAGCAAACCGACAACACCTATTTGTACTGCTCCCCGAAAACCCCGAATTTAACAGAAGTAAGGGTTTAAAGGTCAtagctaggcaacactttcagcttatcggataAAATGTTGCAGGACATTtaagcgatctacacttagttttaagctcattaaatttaaaaaaaattagtatcagcCATGACTTCCCTGGTGACCCTTAACCGTGGTTACCGATCATGTGCTTAACCCCaacatatgattcgaaatttgtggacatttttcacattgtttgcatacttttccacacGCACAGACATTTTATAAATCATCAACGGTTTTTCCAGCTATCGATTTGATAGAGATGgaatttgaaggaaactgtgcaagttttttttctaaatgaactgAGTTTTAGCAGAtaaaaactttagaaattaaaatcagaTTTCTGAGTGAAAATGAGGTTTTAGAGTTCAGGTTCAGATTGAAGATTAAAAtacaagatttcagattcagatttcgcaTTCGACATTTAAGATTTCGGATTTAGGGATTTTTACGGGATTTCAGATTAAGTTTCAAGATTGAGACTTAAAAATCGGACTACGGATCCAGATTCCAGCATccagtttcaaatttcagattcagtttcagaCTATGATTCCAGAtttgtaatttcaaattcaatatccAGATTGgaggttcagatttcagcttTCAGACCAAACATTCCGATTTAAGATTCTGACTTTAGGTTTAGGTTCGTTTAAGGCTTGAGGTTTAACATGGCagattaagattttaaattcagattcataatttagAACAttgtataggggagaatggggatacttgatcatcttttcttattttcattatatctttttgggaaaatttaacaaCTCACCGCCtattgcattttctgacagagTGTAATTTCATGTTTACAtactccaaaagttagaacgacaCATGAACccatagatgaactagaagcattttcgtgagacgaaaaaaaaattgtgatattttttaagttaaagtaAACTtcatcctttactaaaggagacttgatcttaattcagggtgccctcAACCTAGacaaaaatctagcaaaaatcTCATTTCACAGCTTgaaagtatcagacaaagagaattccaaaagtttgtctactaccctagaatcattgcatactttaaggcgcaattttctagttctAGATAAACACATTCAtattttgagtcctttttaacagaaaaacatTAGAGTAACATTActtattggacaaatattagtaattaCGTGATGACAAATGAGaacgatccattcagaaaaaaaaatgtttttttagacTCTGGGGATCAGTTAAACCCATTACATAAATTTAGAAAACCTTTTCCTTACAAAATTGAGAGTTAACTATTGCTTaaaaaatatggtattatgaagATCATATGACTAACAATGgacatattgaaataatttttttattacaattttttcatatggaaaacattttaaagtgatataaAAAGACCTTCACATCGCgttgtgtaaaattttcgaacaaagctcaataacacaatttttttttatttattgagatAACATCatagttgttttgttctatttgacaCATTTctttagaacatttgatatttgaaagacattccggtttcgagataAAGCGAAGGAATCAGGTATAATCATTCTTCCCTTCAGATATCATATTTCCCGTTCAGATTTCCTACCTAGATTTTAAAAAGTATTATCAATTGAGATGGCGATTTTTTCAACTCTACAGCATGGactttgaatgaaaagtttggtcaatttctgataattttctCCAAATAGTACTaccattaaataaataaatgcaaTTTCGTTCTGACCAtaactttgatattttacaagtttttgcCGATCGGTTGGGCTCATTTGAAAGCTTGCGAACTGCACTTAATTTGAAACACATCCACAAAACAAGTTCAAATCATTAGTTTTCAAATTAGATTACCAGATAAACAATACAAAGTTTAATTACAGAAATGCGCATGaaatgaaattgcattttttagtACTGACAaatttggccgatacaccatactgagatcccaaacttttggacgataactcaagaaGATTGAATTCATTTTATAAACGTTTCAAACTAAACAAATGTGTTTTGCTAAGTAAGAGCCCTTAATCAAGAATcagtaatttaaattttgaaaatttaatctggattcattatttcaaatgttaattttaatcCGACTTgtgaatctaaattaaaatatgaatttagttttcaattctggatctcCATTTTCAAGCTTTGTTATATTTGAATTCAGCATAAGAAAAAGGTTTAAATCATCAAATCTGAATTTCACTCAAAAATTTCGGATGGtttctaatttgtttttgatattcgaaaaattattatCTACGTTGAAAACggatatgaaattcaaaaacatgaattaAATTTCGTAAGAATGTGTAGTGAGAACATTTTCAAGATATGGAAATTATGGATGGATAGAAAATGATAAGAAAACTATAGGTGTTAAAAATGAACGGgtagaaattttttagaaaCCTTTTCatcacatacttaactttttgTTCAAGCACGGATCAATCCGAACTATGAAACAGaagtaaaatttcgattttgtcGATATGGAACCAGATCCTCCTAGATGAgatcaatttcattcaaaattgaattttcagaactgaatttcgttcaacaagtaagaaaattttgataaacttgaGCAAAATGctgaacctgggattagttttcgaggttttgttatcataattaaaataaactcactgaatcattaaaattttgtttgtttgttgttgaattatagagactttcatccaaattttatattttgagtgTTCAGTAGAAAACCTCGCAGTAGAAGGTTATTaagtagtaaaaaaaatatcgttataTTTAGTCTAACAGCAGGTACTATCGGCTTCTGAGAAATATTGgggacaaaacactagcgccaaaataATATTGACGAATAAGGCTTTATtattaattcgaaaattttaacagcatgCTTTGGCGTTTTTGTTTATATCTTGTggagaaaatttatttcgatATTTGTCAGATAGTGTGAGCTGCTGTTTCTACTGTGTAACTGTGAAGCggaaacaaaaactttaaaacggaTGGACCAGAACTCGGACGTTAGAACTGGCAGGTATGTGAAGCTTTTCACGTGAGCTTTCCCACAtaataatattatatttttacagGTTTTCCGGAGCAGCGTTTCACTTTGTCCCTTCAGTGATAAttcgaatttgcaacagttACTGATAAATAACTAATTGCTGGGCCCTCGAATTGGAAGAAGAGGAATAATAAGAATTACTTCGCTACAAGTTTTCCACCCTGCCTGTGAAGGATATCCAGAAACCGCTTAGAGCCCTCCCAACCTTCCAAGAGTGTCAAAAATCCTTTTATCGATGTGGTTGAAGCTGATGCCATCAATTTTAGACCCTAAAAAGAGACGGTAATTTATTTGCTGATAGTTTTTTTATGCTATtgactattttatttattttagcaTGTCAAATTCCCGTGTTGAAACACCTGTCTACGAAAATCAATTGTTACTAATGGTGGGTACCAGATATCCGAAGGGCTCAACAGAATGtaactaaataaattttaatattttcgacAATGCCCGACCCTGTCTTAGAATTACTTTTTTGTTCATCCCGATTGCGGTCGTGAGGAACTTTCACTTCCGTACCTATAACTGCTGCCGCGTGTCGGAGCTGAATCATCTCAAGTCCGACGAAATCCAGTGAAGATTTTCTTGATTCATTGTGGGATGAACTGCTTTTTTTatactttcaaaattcaaatatttaatacCATCTATTTTCGTACaagaaataaaatcaatcattacaaaaaatgtattttttctatttctcattttttttatttttaagagacTACGAGAAACAGCGCTTAAAATTATGgcttaaaaataaccattttcaaacttaTTCCTTCTAGTTAAAAATCAactaccgtaatccggggtaagattgatcacttttttcactatatttcgattatttttttctgtgaaggggaatgtggcatgttttatattgttaaaaccagtactggactcctatgaacgtaaaacatggatgcagaaatttattagacttttttaaatttaatttaaaaatcgatttcgtctctgttcagaactTGATgatttggggtgacattgatcagtctctattctgaaggttttaacgagttttcctaatcataaaggatacaaaacaccttcatgaTATTTACATATGCTAGTtaatcaatttaaccttgatttttaacgttttattttaaaaatatttacaatcgaaaaaagaactttgatgctgcctacatttaggggcaaaaagtgttataattgctaaataatttgagcttcaaaatacaaatgaaattttaccatcacacattcccctaggccctcccactttttccatttacattttttattcaaagttaacgattttaTAAGGTTcgtatccatttgtccaatacgggcttactctagGAAAacgtccttattttttaaatatcaaaaatttatcattaaatgactataaaaatagcactataaccgttcatttacaaagaaaaaaagttgttctatcacattaaacaacccgtttgcttctaaatgctttttgataTTATcaagagagctgtttgtttgtgaaccttgaaaaaatagatattttaagatttataaataagatttttacaaacagaaaaaaatttcaaatacaaaccaaattttgtttatttgatgcTCAAatcataggctttcaaacgtagaaaacagttttcaaaaattcaaactatagactaagttattgatgataatgtgaaaaagtttattattgatcaagtttaccccggtgatcaatgttaccccgttttacggtacatcATCTTTTCTCAATAGAAGTCGAAAAATCGACTTCTGTGGGAGAAAAACTTAACTTagaaaatgtaagaaaaaagtGTGTTTCGTTTGTAATATTCAGGTGGTTTCGTCGGCTAGACGCAAAACTTATGTGTTTGCAAGCTTGAATGCAAGTTGGAAGCTTGAAGACTTTTTCGCTGGTGGCAGCACTGTAAACAAAAAGTTGATGTCCCAGACTACTTGTTCGAAAAACTATTCAGCCGGGTATCTTGATAGAATAGAATATCTTTGCTAACAggcaaaaagtaataaaaaaaatctgatttgggAAATCTAGGCTAGTGCTTTTCATCCATTTGTTCCATGGCGTAAAGAAATTAGCAAGAATTACATTGCGTTGTTATGTATAATCACAAAATAAAGCGAACATTCACTTACCGACTATGAATTGCAAATACTCAAACATATGTTCCCGTTCACAGCAGCTGTACGGGAAACATTTCGGCAACGTATTATAGTTCGTTGTCCACACTCACCGGGCAACAATGCTGTGACACCCACCACATTTATGCGAAATAACGGGGACAACCGTCCAGTCCATCCATTCTGAATTTTGATGACGTTTGCTAATTTGCTCGCGCAATATGCAACTTAGTAGCGGCGGTAGATTCATTCACTACGTGGAATGACATCATGTTCATCATTTTTCGGACATTTGCCaaagtaatttaaatttatttatgccGTTCATCGCTCCAGttggtcaaatttgtcaaacatGAGTGTTCGGGAGAATTTCTttcacaattgaaaaaaataacaataactttaCCGTAACTTTTctgctttgatttttatttcaagctgaTGTGGAAATGAAGGGCCCAGATTTTGACCAACcgttatttgttttataatacAACACTTTAATCCAATCTAAATATATTTGACCACCGGTGGCGTCAATTAATTTACTTCCATCGGTTGTTTTCGTAGTCCCACTTGGACGAAAGTCCCTCGATACCTCCGACCTCCAGGGTCAGCATACGCTTGAGCTGAGCCTTCTGGTGTTCCTCGTCGAAGGTTTCCGGAATAGGGTCGTACACGAAGGTGCGCATAAGCATCATGACGATCATGCTGAGCGACGCGGCGATAAGACCGGCACCGAGACAGATCTTCCACTCGCCGGTGGGGTACTTGATCTCGGAGAAGGTCTGGCAGAACGAGGCACGGTACAGAGCCTTCTTCTCCTGCACGGACAGCTTCTTCCAGCAGCCCTTCTCCTTCTCGCGGAGGGCCTGAAACCAAAGACAAAATAGTGATGTTACAAATATCGAATAGCgatgaaaaaaaagagtttttataatattctttttttgttgacatGCTTTGAATGTTGACGGATTTATGGAAGGTTGAATGTTATATCTTGCAGAATCAAATTGCCCGATCGTTTGGAGTGAGGTTGTAAGTATAGtgtgcttaaggttaaagatcatcattCTTATTAACAaccattttggaaaaatcttgctcaaattcgaccttcatctaattagATATCAAATATGCCATTCCAAATTACTTGagacctgtttcgacatgttttgtcccagattccacaggaacccaatctctttggtgacAAACCAGAAGAAAAATAATCCTGAAGAGAAAGCTGTTTATCAGAAGAAACAGAATATTAAAGTAGAAGCAACTAGTTATCTGATatcctttcagttattggtgacattttggaAATCAGAGAAACCCttacttgaaaaagatcttATAAATACATCATCTGGTAGATGGAAGAGATAGAAGGAAATTCAAATAATCGCTTTTgtactcaatagaatattcggccaaatattcgtttggccgaatagttgaaccagtcaatattcggtatttaGCCGTTTTTCTATACAAACCTAACGGCATTAACGTAACATGCGGAAGTAGGTAGTTTAAAGAAGTGAGTAAATGGCCAAATGAGACAGCGACGCAGGTATAGTAGCAagcgttttttgttttgaaaatttgctgaTAATATaatggaaaggttttttaaTTGCTTACAACTGTTTACCAAAACATcttagaaaatagaaaattaaaccTACTTCAACGTCTTCGACACATTTTCAATTGTTAAGAAATTGACagcttttattgattttttttttaagattattccACGAATACATTAAGTTCCATCCAtcaaaatttagcatttttcattatttgtgctaaaatttcaatgaattcatCAAATTGTGCTCATGCGACTTAAATCGTTATTTTTAACTCCACTTTGAAAGCTGCACCATATGTATACTGCCGctgccggcaagtctgtcccatatgcaaaaacaacgaaccgagaaaaacgggtttaaagattttcatgaaccttcgtggatttctcggtttaaactttaccttttatacttctttcttcacagatatttagataattgttgtagaatttcgtccaatgtatttttgatttggaagttgttgatgcggaggagaaaataatgatgggacagccttgcgagtatatttcgcatgTGGATTAAATATACCCgaaaagctgtcccatatttggcttttcttttgtcagttgatcatttgattctctctaTCTGAGCTGTATTTTtcactttactggttgtttactgataaaaataagtttgaaatgatgtttatgaCATGTTTAGATAGTCAAAGATAAAGAAAGTTTACCGTAAGAATTGAGtgggtctaaaataaaatgaataacaacgttccatgaataaaacaacctgtaccatcatattttggaaagtttttcggtcgattatctttttagaaagactataaataccttcaaattaaataaatgctGAATCAAAGAACAATTTAATAAGCTTCatgcgaaatttaaaaaaaaacagtttgatggaatttacccgttaggctaaacttagcttgtaaaaattatgaagattgttatttttaactttactgtactgttttatctagtctaactttcgcaattccaatgaatgcttattttgtcgcacacattgtataaatatttgtaaaattaacgtaaattagaGGAGCAATTTTGAAGCATCCTGTATAAATAGACATAtaggacagctttgcgggtatatttcatatgggacagacatgacatgacattttttcatatatattgagaacaaagttatgaaaatttttagtctgaattgaagaactaactgtatttgaacgatttttgagataaactgaaaaatgacgaaaatgcaaatgggacagtcttgcgaatagcggcagtgTATCTGTAGTTGAAGTTAATCCAAATTATGAATACGTTTGTCAAAAATCGTAGGAGGAACCGAATGTAAAAAGgttctctataaaaaaaatcgtaggtctttaaaactaaatattgatagtttgaaaaattcgatAGATGAAATTTCGAATGTGAGAGCGTTACAACATCGTCCGTCCGATTAACGAGCGAG
It includes:
- the LOC129745631 gene encoding cytochrome c oxidase subunit 4 isoform 1, mitochondrial-like, with the translated sequence MANVNLASVVLRNAMRTQLMGIRNSSDMITAKIGKREVVGHGWNGLPVYADRIDYPMPAIRFKEATPDIVALREKEKGCWKKLSVQEKKALYRASFCQTFSEIKYPTGEWKICLGAGLIAASLSMIVMMLMRTFVYDPIPETFDEEHQKAQLKRMLTLEVGGIEGLSSKWDYENNRWK